A genomic segment from Aegilops tauschii subsp. strangulata cultivar AL8/78 chromosome 1, Aet v6.0, whole genome shotgun sequence encodes:
- the LOC109766945 gene encoding F-box protein SKIP1, giving the protein MATGREAGEPAMAEEERDWADLTPVCLAEAFSRLGPEDLWRGAMACCRAWREAARSRPALFAALDLEPAFDAVGADAAEWWTPAFQRRVDAMLRSAASLAAGELREVRVRHCSDDALAFAAKSSPQLSILSIQSSPSVTDRSMLTVASCCPILTELDISYCYEVSYKSLEVIGQSCPNLVVLKRSIFNWLDSSEHVRTVPAEYLRACPQDGDREAIAISRSMPKLKQLVLRFAKLSGVGLNSIAEGCKELEVLDLFGCANLTSRGIEQAAANLKNLEMLVKPNFYIPRSAFHMERYGHWQLYDERFQTNVFQI; this is encoded by the exons ATGGCGACCGGACGCGAGGCCGGCGAGCcggcgatggcggaggaggagagggactGGGCGGATCTGACGCCGGTGTGCCTGGCGGAGGCGTTCTCGCGGCTGGGCCCGGAGGACCTGTGGCGCGGCGCCATGGCGTGCTGCCGCGCCTGGCGGGAGGCCGCGCGCTCCCGGCCGGCGCTCTTCGCCGCGCTCGACCTCGAACCGGCCTTCGATGCCGTCGGCGCCGACGCCGCCGAGTGGTGGACGCCCGCCTTCCAGCGCCGCGTCGACGCCATGCTCCGCTCCGCCGCCTCGCTCGCCGCCGGGGAGCTCCGCGAGGTCCGTGTCCGGCACTGCTCCGACGACGCCCTCGCCTTCGCCGCCAAGAG CTCCCCACAGCTCAGCATCCTTTCCATCCAAAGCAGCCCAAGCGTAACTGACCGATCAATGCTCACTGTTGCGTCCTGCTGTCCTATCCTCACAGAATTGGACATCAGCTACTGCTACGAGGTCTCATACAAGTCGCTCGAGGTAATTGGGCAGAGCTGCCCTAACCTCGTAGTCCTTAAGAGGAGCATATTCAACTGGCTTGATTCATCAGAGCATGTACGAACAGTTCCAGCAGAGTATCTAAGAGCATGCCCCCAGGACGGCGACAGGGAAGCAATAGCGATCTCGAGGTCCATGCCAAAGCTGAAACAACTCGTGCTCAGGTTCGCAAAGCTATCTGGCGTCGGCCTCAACTCGATCGCAGAAGGATGCAAGGAGCTGGAGGTCCTGGACCTGTTTGGCTGCGCGAATTTGACGAGCAGGGGCATAGAGCAGGCTGCTGCTAACCTGAAGAACCTGGAGATGCTGGTGAAGCCCAACTTTTACATACCGAGGTCGGCCTTCCACATGGAGAGGTACGGGCACTGGCAGTTATACGACGAGAGGTTCCAGACAAACGTATTTCAGATATGA